From a region of the Paenibacillus lutimineralis genome:
- a CDS encoding aldo/keto reductase, protein MKYRQLGNTDLKVSEVSFGTWGIGGDWGSSDDSDALRGLETAMEQGVNFFDTADVYGGGHAEELLAKATKGKEDEIHIATKFCRAGDIHDLNTYSEVSIRSFCENSLKRLQRERIDLYQIHCPPFAILKDGQVFEVLDKLKAEGKIRHYGVSVETVEEGLFCVDVPGVSALQVIFNLFRQKPAEELFPAAYKAGVGLLVRLPLASGLLTGKFKVDTTFSSNDHRNFNANGEAFNVGETFAGLPFAKGVELANGLSWIAEGRGDMARASMRWILDHQEVSCVIPGFKNVKQVEDNLGALNVPSFSPEELERLRKYYENEVAEHIRGVY, encoded by the coding sequence ATGAAATACCGGCAGTTGGGCAATACCGATTTGAAAGTCAGTGAAGTAAGCTTCGGAACCTGGGGAATCGGAGGAGACTGGGGTAGTTCTGATGATTCGGACGCTCTCCGCGGTTTGGAGACGGCGATGGAGCAAGGAGTCAACTTCTTCGATACTGCAGACGTATACGGGGGTGGACATGCCGAAGAACTGCTTGCCAAAGCGACGAAGGGCAAAGAAGATGAGATTCATATTGCGACGAAATTTTGCCGTGCTGGCGATATTCATGACCTGAACACCTATTCAGAGGTATCGATCCGTAGCTTTTGTGAGAATAGTCTGAAGCGGCTGCAGCGGGAGCGGATTGATCTGTATCAAATTCACTGCCCTCCGTTTGCGATTCTTAAAGATGGACAAGTCTTCGAAGTATTGGATAAGCTTAAAGCTGAAGGCAAAATCCGTCATTACGGTGTTAGTGTGGAGACGGTTGAAGAAGGACTGTTCTGTGTAGACGTTCCCGGAGTGTCTGCGTTGCAGGTCATCTTTAACCTGTTCCGTCAAAAACCGGCAGAGGAATTGTTCCCGGCAGCCTATAAAGCGGGTGTAGGACTGCTTGTACGCCTTCCGCTCGCAAGCGGATTATTGACTGGAAAATTCAAGGTAGACACGACATTCAGCTCGAATGACCATCGCAATTTCAACGCGAATGGCGAGGCTTTTAACGTTGGCGAGACCTTCGCTGGCTTACCGTTCGCCAAAGGGGTAGAGCTTGCGAATGGCTTGTCCTGGATCGCTGAAGGACGGGGGGACATGGCCCGCGCTTCTATGCGTTGGATTCTGGATCACCAAGAAGTCAGCTGCGTGATTCCTGGCTTCAAGAACGTGAAGCAGGTTGAAGATAATTTGGGCGCTTTGAATGTACCGTCATTCAGCCCGGAGGAACTGGAACGTCTGC